ttttaagtgtcaaaagtgtgccgtggcacaaaaaaggttgaaaaacactgctctaATACTTGTTATTACATCCTTGAAACATTCTGTATGTACGATACTGATTCTTAGCTGCCCTTTGTGGGAATTATTAGAGATCACATACAGGCCTAGAATCGTCTACTTCAATGGCTGGGAAACAACCTGTGCATCCTTGATATGAGTGCAAATTATAAAATTTTCGTAAGATTACCATATATGGAATATCTGAATCTCCTCTGTACGTAAAAGGCCACAATAAGAGTAAGCCATctatttataatatatttacatttataataaatatgaataaatgcattcataagACAAGCTGTAacttattttgaaatacattttattttattgttaatTATTGCTTACAATTTCTTCAAGAAATACaattaaaaacaatatttttgaagGCATGTCTTGTCAATGCGCTCACCACTCTAAAAATTGAGAAAATAATATACTGTTTAATTAGAATATTACAGACCTAGAACACAATCCACACAAAGTATCCTCAAGTTACCTTTACTTCAGCACAGCAGTCCAGTGCCTCGTCATGTCTGTCCATTGAGAGCGTTGACCCAAACATCCTTCTCATTTCTGTCCATAAATGGTACAATTTTACACAGCATGTTTTTTCAATTAATGTGACACCAGCAATAATTTAGTCCTGGTTATGCCTGAGAACAGAACACGTATGAACCCGGCTCGTTACCGTGTGCTTGCCACCAGAATGAGGGCTGTGGCAGCCCCAGTGTGGTTTGGAGTCAAGCGGAGCAGGAAGGATTCTGCTGGAAGGCCAAGCACATCTGTTTTTAGGTCCTCTGTGTGGACATTATGAGGGAACAAGGCATAGTCTTGAACACAGAATCGGCCTTCCCTAGGAGGTAAACAGCAGGGAGAGATACAGCTTCAAAACTAATTTCTGAACTTACCAAGTATGACCTTAAAGGTAATTAAGAGGGAAACGGATATGTTCAAATAtgcataaaaaaaagaaaatccagaCAAACTGGTAGGAAAGCTGCTTGATCAAATACAACTGAATCCTTAACTGAATGCGTTTCAAATATAAAGTCTAGGCTACTGCTATGACTCAAAGACAAAGTCGTACTTCTGTGCAGAGAGGAGCAGCAGATCACTGAAAAGATGCATGTAGACCTCAGAGAAGGACACCACGGAGCCCACAGTCGGGCGGCCCCTTACTGCTGTCTTAAGCTGTCTTAGCCGTCCTTTATGGATGAGCAAGCGGCCATGTGTGATCAAAGGGATGGCCTGAGGAAGGAACCGAGGTTAGAAAATAAGTACAATTACTATGTGCTATTTGCAGAGCAATGATCAAATGTAATGCAAGGAAAAAAATAGGAGAACCTTAATTTGGCCAAAGTCTACGAGTTTCTCAAAGCGGACAAGTTCTTCTGTCTGCTTCATGAGCAGAACGTTGCGGTTACACTTGTTCACAATCTAAAGACAGGACAGCAGGTAAAATAACGCATAcatttgaaatgtgttaatacaTTCACATCACATATGTATCAGTGAGTGAGTACAGGTGCAAGGCATCTCGTACAGCAGCTAGTTTAGTACAACATCTTTCATAGCACATTCTCCCTACTGGTTGTATAAAAGAAGACTAGATAAATGCTCTTTTCCATATGTGACAGAAGTGGTAATCAGTTTgtatattgtggtgtgtgtggtgcatatgAGCAGAGAACAGCTGTTGTACCTCATGGATAGCAGAAATGGCTTCAGTTAAAGGCCCAAATGATAACGCCTCTGGGTCAGTCAGCTTCAATATAGCCTGACAGACAGAAGAAAAACATCAATCATACATCACACTTGATTGCAATGCAGTCAAATACCATGAATAGTTTCTAATCAACACCTGCAAAATGAGCTTAAGTCTGGTGATCCTCTGGAAGGGGAGGACCAGGAAGGACTTCAGGGTCTGTCTCTGACACTGCGGCTGCTTCTCCAGAGAGAGCAGCACTGACACAAACCTGTGGTTCTCCTGGCTGAAGTCAAGTGAAAattcatatatttatttattattggggATTGTCCAACATTCATAGAAAATGATTGTGTGGATTAAAATGAGGGAGGCCTGTCAATGttcatttcttcagctatgaaaTTAATCCATGGGAGCGGGCTATACATGTGAATGCATTTCtttttcttcattcttcttgATTCTGATTCATTGGGCTATTGGACACTGTAGTTAATGCATGTAGTAAAtacatggttttgttttttgttttttaattggcaTAGAACACTCAtgtggtttatacacaatgcagctaatacacaggaaattacagtAAGGGAAGCAAGATGAACTGAGAAGAGGACAGAGAATCACATGTGAACATGATGGCAACAAGAAGAAAGACATGAAGAGGATGACACATACGTCAGTTCAGAGATCAGTGTCTCTTGATACATCATGTTGGTGACATATGGCACATAGACTTGATGCAGTTCCACCCGGTGACGAAAAACAATGTCCCCAAATTGTGTCATCACCACATTGTCAAGGAAATGGCTCTCCAGATCAATCAGAAATCTGTTGAGATCATATCACAGACATGCCACTCAGGATACAATCAGGTGGTTATTTGGCTCCTTACGAAAGGCCAATTGGTAAAGTAATCTATTTTGGAGGGTTATTTTCAGACACAGAAACAATCACTTTCACCTTCTCCTGAGTACTGACCTATAGGCTTGTTTGGCTTGCAGCTATACAGCCCAGTGTAATTGTAAAATAGTATCAGGACACTCTCCATACCTCTGACTAACCCCACAGACACTGCGGAGGCTAGAGAAGAGGATGCGATGCTCAGCAGAAGACAATGTGTGCCGGAGCTCCTCAGAGCACTGGAAATGATCCACTGCAACCCTCAGGCTCTTCAGATAGGATGCTTCAGATGTCAGCAGTTCAAACATGACCTTAAGGCAAGGACAAAATATTAAACAAGGAGGCATACTGTAATATTTGATTCTTGCCACTGGAATGTCAAGCAACTATTGATGGCTTACATTTACAGTGAATTGACCATGTGTACATTCTGAAATATAAACAGAATATAGTAACAGGGTAAATGCTTTTTAGTAAAACATACACCCCTTTTCGTGCATTTGGTTACTGACCTCCTGCTGCCTGACCTGTGTGGCAGTCAGCACCTTGAGCAGGCCCTGCTCTTGTACTATTGGGAGATCCTGCCATAATGAGTATGTGCTCTTATCCCGTAGCACACGAGTGGGGGATGGAGACGGCGTAGCAAGCCTGTAGGACTCTGGACTCTGCAGACCTGGTAGACACTGGGAAACCACCAGGTTAGCCAGACCAGCCTGTTGTACCCTCTGCAGACCAGCTTTCACAGACACCACTAGGTATTCCTGATAGAGGGGTACTGCAGTTGAGGTGAGAAGGGTGATTAGTGCATGGAGAGAAGTGAGGAAGTACTGTAGCCTAATAGTCCAACATAAACATGAAGGCACTTACAGTTATGAAAATATTTGGTTTCAAAGTACCCATCACTGAACTTGTCCATATCTCTTGTAAAGTCACTAGAAAAAGATATGAATAATTTACGTATTAAACACATTTCTTCACTGCCATTTGTGGTGGATGTTAAAGATTTAAAACAATAGACTAGAGTAGGTAGTGAATAGCATATTGCCTCAATCAAATTCTGAATTGTGTTTGGTTATATTTGGCCACATTCGTCGCTCACCAATCTCCTTCCTTATTGTCCAACTGATGAGAGGAAACATCCTGTGATTTATCGGACGTTTTGTCAGTGATTGTGAACAACTGATGCGGGGTAAAGAACAAAGCTCCTTCCTTCAAACTCCACGTGGGTGAGACCGCCAAAGACCTCAGAGCAGCGCTACGGACAAATGTGGTAGGAGATAcacgttaatgttaatgttttacATTGCACCATGTAATACTACCTCTGGCGAGTGACCACTGAGCAGTAAATAGTCCCTTTTTTAGTGACCTGATTCAACTGACACTCAATTCTCCTAACAAACGAAGCATGCAGAGCTGGTGACTCACCC
Above is a genomic segment from Alosa sapidissima isolate fAloSap1 chromosome 4, fAloSap1.pri, whole genome shotgun sequence containing:
- the si:ch73-15b2.5 gene encoding rho guanine nucleotide exchange factor 19 is translated as MDQLSYQNLHKEHHGRTGISTCNEETDAEVTPAGIAEARGLHVKKGESNMIGAALRSLAVSPTWSLKEGALFFTPHQLFTITDKTSDKSQDVSSHQLDNKEGDCDFTRDMDKFSDGYFETKYFHNLPLYQEYLVVSVKAGLQRVQQAGLANLVVSQCLPGLQSPESYRLATPSPSPTRVLRDKSTYSLWQDLPIVQEQGLLKVLTATQVRQQEVMFELLTSEASYLKSLRVAVDHFQCSEELRHTLSSAEHRILFSSLRSVCGVSQRFLIDLESHFLDNVVMTQFGDIVFRHRVELHQVYVPYVTNMMYQETLISELTQENHRFVSVLLSLEKQPQCQRQTLKSFLVLPFQRITRLKLILQAILKLTDPEALSFGPLTEAISAIHEIVNKCNRNVLLMKQTEELVRFEKLVDFGQIKAIPLITHGRLLIHKGRLRQLKTAVRGRPTVGSVVSFSEVYMHLFSDLLLLSAQKEGRFCVQDYALFPHNVHTEDLKTDVLGLPAESFLLRLTPNHTGAATALILVASTRNEKDVWVNALNGQT